A region from the Panicum hallii strain FIL2 chromosome 1, PHallii_v3.1, whole genome shotgun sequence genome encodes:
- the LOC112879827 gene encoding zinc finger protein 8-like, which produces MAKSQEVRSVDSFSQLPFIRPAPSPAPAPAPRDTIRLFGCEFSNDQKVQAKQEAMADSPDAANGSTVTSESNAKQSGAAAAAERKFECHYCCRNFPTSQALGGHQNAHKRERQHAKRAHLQASLAMHRYVPGHMYGLFNYHHHLGRFDQPAPLPPPPPAHYPMWTSASPPGPYGGGPGSVSQPINGSPVPGIWRVPPPMENFGMAGRHGADTAILVGPAGEEAACKDEKAVVSLLSSSPSLSSCSSTSPEKLGRYELGQKESVSLDLHL; this is translated from the coding sequence ATGGCGAAGTCGCAGGAGGTGCGCAGCGTCGACTCGTTCTCGCAGCTGCCGTTCATCCGACcggccccctccccggccccgGCGCCAGCGCCGCGGGACACCATCCGGCTGTTCGGCTGCGAGTTCTCCAACGACCAGAAGGTGCAGGCCAAGCAGGAGGCCATGGCCGACTCCCCGGACGCGGCCAACGGCAGCACGGTCACGTCCGAGAGCAACGCCAAGCAgagcggcgccgcggcggcggccgagagGAAGTTCGAGTGCCACTACTGCTGCCGCAACTTCCCGACGTcgcaggcgctgggcgggcACCAGAACGCGCACAAGCGCGAGCGGCAGCACGCCAAGCGGGCCCACCTCCAGGCCTCCCTCGCCATGCACCGCTACGTCCCCGGCCACATGTACGGCCTCTTCAACTACCACCACCACCTCGGCCGCTTCGACCAgccggcgccgctgccgcccccgccgccggcgcactACCCGATGTGGACGAGCGCCAGCCCGCCGGGGCCGTACGGCGGAGGGCCAGGCTCCGTGTCGCAGCCAATTAACGGCAGCCCGGTGCCGGGGATATGGAGGGTGCCGCCGCCCATGGAGAATTTCGGTATGGCCGGCCGGCACGGCGCTGACACGGCCATCCTGGTCGGGCCGGCAGGGGAGGAGGCAGCGTGCAAGGACGAGAAGGCGGTGGTGAGCTTGTTGTCCTCGTCGCCCTCGCTGTCGTCGTGCTCGTCCACGTCGCCGGAGAAGCTAGGTAGGTACGAATTGGGCCAGAAGGAGAGTGTTAGCTTGGACCTCCATTTGTAA